From Salvia splendens isolate huo1 chromosome 3, SspV2, whole genome shotgun sequence, a single genomic window includes:
- the LOC121796450 gene encoding stemmadenine O-acetyltransferase-like isoform X2: MQGGVQIISKEVMKPSPHTFKTLKLSYIDISLPSIYIPFIFFYKADEPTGLNTSNHIQIPQILKHSLLATLPSFYPLAGELKHDIYVDYTDGASGFEFVEAKVHAQLKTALQGSTVKDMKLLLPSYCTTFDHAGWPLLVVQRVLHEGTGDARRVDGDRENGVVLFHELAGVLYVHGGLRVGPAVPVRDAVHADQEYGDFGQQRRR, translated from the exons ATGCAAGGTGGTGTGCAAATAATCTCTAAGGAGGTGATGAAGCCCTCACCTCATACCTTCAAAACCCTCAAATTGTCATACATAGATATATCATTACCATCTATTTACATTCCTTTCATCTTCTTCTACAAAGCCGATGAACCAACCGGCCTCAACACCTCCAACCATATCCAAATACCTCAAATCTTGAAGCACTCTCTCTTAGCTACTCTGCCTTCTTTCTACCCTTTAGCCGGCGAGCTCAAACACGATATATATGTAGACTACACCGACGGTGCCTCTGGCTTTGAGTTCGTTGAAGCCAAGGTTCACGCTCAACTCAAAACCGCCTTGCAAGGATCCACCGTGAAAGATATGAAGCTTCTCCTCCCTTCGTATTGTACGACTTTCGACCATGCTGGATGGCCACTTCTTGTCGTGCAG AGAGTGTTACATGAAGGAACTGGCGATGCTCGCCGTGTTGATGGTGACCGGGAAAATGGAGTGGTGCTATTTCACGAGCTGGCGGGGGTTCTCTACGTACATGGTGGATTACGGGTGGGGCCAGCCGTGCCGGTTCGCGACGCCGTCCATGCCGATCAAGAATATGGTGATTTTGGTCAACAGCGGCGGAGATGA